In Onychostoma macrolepis isolate SWU-2019 chromosome 06, ASM1243209v1, whole genome shotgun sequence, one DNA window encodes the following:
- the znf648 gene encoding zinc finger protein 648, with the protein MDKMNDLLNSTAFTDNVYISKRSIRKILISKRHYLPVESNITDTMKVSYNLPSEEDITTSTGCNERKTKKLQTQENSRTHTTCHLPEKSSEQSYEKERVDITDVKAEPGSDSRPNHEHLEATSITNMKVKQEVDIAVPCELAAIPRDQQENVGDECEAEGNGADSLNSSQKQVLNNHFVFAGMKKRGMEGDTENRPYKCPYCSWAFKKSSNLLSHIDTHRGLKPHICDLCGKAYSHQGTLQQHKRLHTGERPYQCPFCEKSYIWSSDFRKHIRTHTGEKPYICEECGKDFVRSSDLRKHERNMHTNDKPFLCKQCGKTFNKPLSLLRHERTHLGERPFVCPECGKAFALASRMTEHRKIHSGVRPYTCSICSKAFTKSSNLAEHLTVHSGVRPHKCSECGVAFAMASRLVRHQRIHADVHSYHCQSCDMSFGHLAALRKHQKKHGDGTIFVCGQCSKSFPQDSLLTEHMQSHADGAICIT; encoded by the coding sequence ATGGATAAAATGAACGACCTGTTGAATTCAACAGCTTTTACAGACAATGTCTACATATCAAAACGAAGTATCAGAAAGATACTCATCAGCAAGAGGCATTATCTGCCTGTGGAGAGTAACATTACTGACACCATGAAAGTGAGTTATAATCTACCCAGTGAAGAGGACATCACTACTTCTACCGGTTGCAATGAAAGAAAAACCAAAAAATTACAAACCCAAGAGAATTCAAGGACTCACACTACATGCCACCTTCCGGAGAAATCGTCTGAACAATCCTATGAAAAGGAGAGAGTTGATATAACCGATGTGAAGGCTGAGCCTGGATCTGATTCCCGACCGAATCATGAGCACTTGGAAGCGACCAGCATCACCAACATGAAAGTGAAACAGGAGGTGGATATCGCTGTGCCATGTGAACTGGCAGCGATTCCAAGAGATCAGCAGGAGAATGTGGGGGACGAATGCGAGGCTGAGGGAAACGGAGCAGACAGCCTGAACTCTTCTCAGAAGCAGGTTTTAAACAATCATTTTGTCTTCGCAGGCATGAAGAAGCGAGGAATGGAGGGAGACACGGAAAACCGTCCGTACAAGTGCCCTTACTGCAGCTGGGCTTTCAAAAAGTCCAGCAACCTGTTGAGCCACATCGACACTCACCGAGGTCTTAAACCACACATTTGTGACCTGTGTGGGAAGGCCTACTCGCACCAAGGTACTCTTCAGCAGCACAAGCGGCTACACACGGGCGAACGACCGTACCAATGCCCATTTTGTGAGAAAAGCTACATTTGGTCCTCTGACTTCCGCAAACATATCCGAAcgcacaccggagagaagccgtaCATCTGTGAGGAATGTGGCAAGGATTTTGTGCGTTCCTCAGACCTGCGGAAGCATGAGCGCAACATGCACACCAACGACAAGCCGTTCCTCTGCAAGCAGTGTGGCAAAACCTTCAACAAACCCCTGTCTCTTCTCCGTCATGAGCGCACGCATTTGGGTGAGAGGCCGTTTGTTTGCCCGGAGTGCGGGAAAGCATTTGCCCTGGCCAGTCGCATGACAGAGCACAGGAAAATCCACAGCGGCGTGCGTCCCTACACCTGCTCCATTTGCTCCAAAGCTTTCACCAAGTCCTCCAACCTCGCTGAACATCTCACAGTTCACAGCGGAGTGCGGCCACACAAGTGCTCAGAGTGTGGGGTGGCGTTCGCCATGGCGTCCCGGCTAGTGCGACACCAGCGTATTCACGCAGATGTGCACTCCTATCACTGCCAAAGCTGCGATATGTCATTCGGACATCTTGCGGCACTCAGGAAGCATCAGAAGAAGCATGGCGACGGCACAATCTTTGTATGCGGGCAGTGCAGTAAATCTTTCCCCCAGGATTCCCTGCTTACAGAACACATGCAAAGCCATGCTGACGGTGCGATTTGCATTACATAA